DNA sequence from the Tenacibaculum mesophilum genome:
GCTAGTGAGTTAAATCCGCACATATATGTTGGAGGAGATAATGTGATTTTCTGGGGGCCATTAGCGTGGACAGTTATTTATGGATTATTCATAGCAACCTTCTTAACATTAATTGTAGTACCGATATTATTCTACTTAATCACTAAGTTTAAAATGTGGTTACGTAGCGTTTTATAATTGATTTTTTGTTAACTGTAAAAAGGGTTAAAAGTAAGTTGCTTTTAACCCTTTTTTATATTTTCGTGCTATGAATAAACCCGTTTTTACAGTTGAAGAAATAAAAAGAAAGATTGAGCAGTATTGTGTGTATCAAGACCGATGTCATAAAGAAGTAGAACAGAAATTAAAAGAGTACAAGTTAATTCCAGAAGCAAGAGAACATATTTTATTACACTTGCTAGAGCATAATTTTTTAAATGAAGAACGCTTTGCAAAAAGCTTTGCAAGAGGGAAATTTAGAATAAAAAAATGGGGGAAAGATCGAATAGTTAGAGAATTGAAGTTTAGAGATATTTCTACTTATAATATTAAATCAGCTCTGAAAGAAATCGACGAAGAGGAATATATCAAAACCTTGTATAATTTGGTCGAAAAAAAGAATGTATCAGTCTCTGAAACAAATCACTTCAAAAGAAAAAAGAAAATTGTTGACTACCTTTTATACAGAGGGTTTGAAAGTTGTTTAATATACGAAGCCTTAAAAACTATTGATTCTTAAATAGACTATCAAGATTTATTTCACTATCAAACTTTTTCTTAGTGTAAACTGTATTAATCTTATCGTTAACACTGCTAAAAAGCATCATAATTTTTTCAACCTGACTGTTAACCTGATTGGCAGAAATTGATGGAATAAAGGTCATATCTGCTAAACGTAAAGTTTCATTTTCAAAAACATTAATACGAGCTTTAAAGGCAGGTGTTTTTAGAGTTTCTATATTTAAACTGTCCTTTAGTTGTTTTGTAAGTGTTTTTAACTCTAAAGCATTGTTTAAAGCTTCAGTAGGAGTTGTGTTTTTCAACTCTTGTAAAAAATCCTCAACAATAAAATATTCTTTCCAAGGCTTAATTTCGTCAACGTACTTTTCATTTATTTTAGAGTAATCAGTATGCTCAATCGAAATGTTCATTTCAGTTTTGGTAGGTAACTCTTCTTTTTGCTCATTCTTTTTTTTACAAGAAGTAACTGAAATTAATAATGAAGCAATAACAAATAAAAAACGACTCATTTTAATAAAATAATTAAGCGATAAAAGTACATATTTTACTTGGTATTCTTTACAGAATTAAATTAGAAGTTTGAAATCAGTAAATTAGCTATCCCTTTTGTAGATAGTTAAAAAAGAGCAAATGCTTTTTGCGAAATCTTAAATTTAATAACTTTGCAAACATCTATTTTTGAATAATTTAAAATGAGTGAAACGATATTAATTTTAGGAGCTTGCGGGCAAATAGGAACAGAATTAACCCAAAAATTACGTGCTATTTATGGGACAGATAATGTAATAGCCTCCGATATTAGAGAAGGGGATGCAGAAATGATGAGTTCAGGACCTTTTGAAATTATCGACGCTACCAATCAAGAGCAAATTTTAAATGTTGTTCAAAAATATAAAGTAACCCAAGTGTATTTAATGGCTGCAATGTTATCAGCAACTGCTGAAAAGTACCCATTAAAAGGTTGGGATTTAAACATGACTTCGTTATTAGCGGTGTTAGAGTTAGCAAGAGAAAAATATATTCAAAAAATATACTGGCCTAGTTCAATGGCTGCTTTTGGACCAACATCACCAAAAATGAATACGCCACAGCAAACCATTATGGAACCTTCTACGGTTTATGGAATAAGTAAAGTAGCAGGAGAGCATTGGTGTAATTATTACCATGATAAATATGGGGTAGATGTACGAAGCATTCGTTATCCAGGAATTATAAGCTGGAAAACGTTACCAGGTGGAGGAACGACTGATTATGCTGTTGATATTTACTTTGATGCATTGAAAAAAGGAACTTTTGAGTGCTTTTTGTCAGAAAATACACGTTTACC
Encoded proteins:
- a CDS encoding NAD-dependent epimerase/dehydratase family protein is translated as MSETILILGACGQIGTELTQKLRAIYGTDNVIASDIREGDAEMMSSGPFEIIDATNQEQILNVVQKYKVTQVYLMAAMLSATAEKYPLKGWDLNMTSLLAVLELAREKYIQKIYWPSSMAAFGPTSPKMNTPQQTIMEPSTVYGISKVAGEHWCNYYHDKYGVDVRSIRYPGIISWKTLPGGGTTDYAVDIYFDALKKGTFECFLSENTRLPMMYMDDAINATIQLMQADEENIKTRTSYNLAAISFTPAEIAAEIKKYIPEFTITYNPDFRQAIADSWPQVIDDSAARKDWGWRHQFDLASMTKDIITNLQAKTEESAKV
- a CDS encoding regulatory protein RecX, giving the protein MNKPVFTVEEIKRKIEQYCVYQDRCHKEVEQKLKEYKLIPEAREHILLHLLEHNFLNEERFAKSFARGKFRIKKWGKDRIVRELKFRDISTYNIKSALKEIDEEEYIKTLYNLVEKKNVSVSETNHFKRKKKIVDYLLYRGFESCLIYEALKTIDS